In one Alosa alosa isolate M-15738 ecotype Scorff River chromosome 14, AALO_Geno_1.1, whole genome shotgun sequence genomic region, the following are encoded:
- the clint1a gene encoding LOW QUALITY PROTEIN: clathrin interactor 1a (The sequence of the model RefSeq protein was modified relative to this genomic sequence to represent the inferred CDS: inserted 1 base in 1 codon): protein MLNMWKVRELVDKATNVVMNYTEIESKVREATNDDPWGPSGQLMGEIARATFMYEQFPEVMNMLWNRMLKDNKKNWRRVYKSLLLLAYLIKNGSERVVTSSREHLYDLRSIESYHCIDENGKDQGINVRQKVKELTELVQDDDRLREERKKAKKNKDKYIGVSSDSMGSYRGYADESDGKGRRWDSDWEQKGAFPFSEKVGEISGRIGSSIEDAVSRFRNKPRDDSPDRFSDTEEERGRGQQNGQSSRGEFKDEEETVTTKSVQIVQATETTATRKRGGVPSKKVDLGAAAGYTGDSSPAHSTSSTSSKKPEAPSQSGAGLVDLFTVEATPTQAAPTSTDLFADFSSATASASLPSAPVSSSDFGGWNAFPDGAPPXSGVDLFGSAPVTSDPVMSAPASSELFDLFSPAPQSASLSASQSIAFSMATNSSNLPQSQSQPLSLGDPLVPQAMGQKAGVLQGPKAGGVPTTWSDSNINISLDLLSPTPPKPQQPTLSMMQHGVQQAPVGMVTQGFAGMNLGMQGGGAIRAPGNHMMPGTGVAMGMPTMGMMGMNMSMGMPGNMGMGLPGNMGMGLPGNMGMGMGTMGMGATPAAKPDAFADFANFK, encoded by the exons ATGCTGAACATGTGGAAAGTTAGGGAGTTGGTCGATAAAGC GACTAACGTTGTGATGAACTACACTGAGATTGAGTCCAAGGTGCGGGAGGCCACAAACGACGACCCCTGGGGGCCCTCAGGGCAGCTCATGGGAGAGAtcgccag agCCACATTCATGTATGAGCAGTTTCCTGAAGTGATGAACATGCTGTGGAACAGAATGCTCAAAGACAACAAGAAGAACTGGAGAAGAGtctataag tccTTGTTGCTGTTGGCCTACTTGATTAAAAATGGCTCCGAGCGAGTCGTCACCAGTTCCAGAGAACACCTGTACGACCTGCGCTCTATAGAGAGCTACCACTgcatag acgaGAACGGTAAGGACCAGGGCATTAACGTCCGTCAGAAGGTCAAGGAGCTGACGGAGCTGGTGCAGGATGACGACCGTCTGAGGGAGGAGCGCAAAAAAGCCAAGAAGAACAAGGACAAGTACATAGGGGTGTCCTCAGACAGCATGGGGAGCTACAGGGGCTAcg ctgatgAGAGTGACGGTAAAGGGCGTCGCTGGGACTCGGACTGGGAGCAGAAGGGGGCGTTTCCCTTCAGCGAGAAGGTGGGCGAGATCAGCGGACGCATCGGGTCCAGCATCGAGGACGCCGTCAGCCGCTTCCGCAACAAACCCAGAGACGACTCCCCCGACAGattcag CGACACGGAAGAAGAGCGGGGGCGGGGCCAGCAGAATGGCCAGTCCAGCAGAGGGGAGTTTAAAGATGAAGAGGAAACCGTGACAACCAAGAGTGTGCAAATCGTCCAGGCAACAGAAACCACGGCAACACGCAAGAGAGGGGGCGTGCCCTCCAAGAAAGTGGACCTAGGGGCGGCGGCCGGCTACACCGGAGACTCAAGCCCCGCCCACTCCACCAGCTCTACCAGCTCCAAG AAGCCAGAGGCCCCTAGCCAATCAGGAGCTGGCCTGGTGGATCTGTTCACCGTGGAGGCCACACCCACCCAGGCTGCACCCACCAGcacag acctgtTTGCAGACTTCTCATCTGCAACAGCTTCAGCAAGTCTTCCTTCAGCACCTG tctcctCCAGTGATTTCGGAGGATGGAATGCTTTCCCTGATGGAGCCCCCC CATCTGGAGTTGACTTGTTTGGCTCCGCCCccgtgacctctgaccctgtgATGTCGGCGCCGGCCTCCTCAGAACTGTTTGATCTCTTTAGCCCCGCCCCTCAGAGCGCATCACTCTCTGCCTCTCAGAGCATCGCCTTCTCCATGGCAACCAACTCCAGCAACCTGCCACAGTCTCAATCACAg cccctGAGTCTAGGAGATCCTCTGGTCCCTCAGGCTATGGGGCAGAAGGCGGGTGTTCTGCAGGGTCCTAAAGCTGGTGGTGTTCCCACCACATGGTCTGAttccaacatcaacatcagcctGGACCTGCTGTCCCCCACGCCCCCCAAACCACAGCAGCCTACACTGAGCATGATGCagcatg GTGTGCAGCAGGCTCCGGTTGGCATGGTAACCCAGGGCTTTGCTGGCATGAATCTGGGCATGCAGGGTGGCGGTGCCATCCGGGCGCCGGGCAACCACATGATGCCAGGAACCGGAGTTGCCATGGGAATGCCCACTATGGGTATGATGGGAATGAACATGAGCATGGGGATGCCCGGCAACATGGGCATGGGGTTGCCTGGCAACATGGGGATGGGGTTGCCCGGCAACATGGGGATGGGCATGGGTACAATGGGAATGGGCGCCACGCCAGCGGCCAAACCGGACGCCTTCGCTGACTTCGCCAACTTTAAATGA
- the lsm11 gene encoding U7 snRNA-associated Sm-like protein LSm11 has product MEEHERKLRNSKERELGGSAERVEVDRSASRETGEGQRERGDGAREGEPQELLDSRLDVSSDQFDPMLALYSTDVPLPFPNIRCFNNVAEYESFLKGGRGRAKPENVEKKQRKAQKGVPDPERIARLKELMVKNPVCEDAEEGTSGPRRPMRRQKAPKNVLTRMPLLAGSPLGSLNQCVQEHLRVKVHVRSFKGLRGVCAGFVVAFDKFWNLAMVDVDETYREPLLGEAFYHEKALTVTRLFEKLKLQEEKIGHAPHTHPVPAADGQAPPEAQAKEGGAKYGRVRTRHVNQLFIRGENVLLINIPKT; this is encoded by the exons ATGGAGGAACATGAGCGAAAGTTGAGGAATAGTAAAGAACGTGAACTTGGTGGTTCGGCTGAGAGGGTCGAGGTGGACCGGAGCGCGAGCAGGGAGacaggagagggacagagagagagaggagatggcgCGCGAGAGGGAGAACCCCAAGAGCTGCTGGACTCCAGATTGGACGTTAGCTCGGATCAGTTTGACCCAATGCTGGCGCTGTACTCAACAGACGTACCGTTGCCTTTCCCGAACATCCGGTGTTTTAATAACGTGGCCGAGTATGAGAGCTTCTTGAAGGGCGGCCGTGGGCGCGCGAAGCCCGAGAACGTGGAGAAAAAACAGCGCAAGGCTCAGAAAGGCGTACCAGACCCGGAGAGGATCGCGCGGCTCAAAGAGTTGATGGTGAAGAACCCGGTTTGTGAGGACGCGGAAGAGGGCACGAGCGGGCCTCGGAGGCCTATGCGTCGACAGAAAGCTCCAAAGAATGTGCTTACAAGGATGCCAC TGCTGGCTGGTAGTCCTCTAGGTTCGCTGAACCAGTGTGTACAGGAACACCTCCGCGTTAAGGTTCATGTGCGCAGCTTCAAAGGTCTGCGCGGTGTATGTGCTGGATTCGTCGTCGCCTTTGACAAGTTCTGGAACCTG gcTATGGTGGATGTAGATGAGACATACAGGGAGCCACTGCTTGGAGAAGCATTCTACCACGAGAAAGCCCTCACTGTCACAAGG ctgTTTGAGAAGTTAAAACTGCAGGAGGAAAAGATTGGCcacgccccccacacacaccccgtgCCGGCTGCAGATGGCCAAGCCCCCCCTGAGGCCCAGGCAAAGGAGGGTGGAGCCAAGTATGGGCGCGTTCGCACACGACACGTCAATCAGCTGTTCATCCGTGGAGAAAACGTACTGCTGATCAACATCCCCAAGacgtga